From Acinetobacter suaedae, one genomic window encodes:
- a CDS encoding glutathione S-transferase family protein — protein sequence MRVLYQFPLSHYCEKARWLLDHKELDYVAHNLIPGFHRAFTYLKSGQNYLPMLKDDKQWIADSTQIALYLDSTYPEHALLRRDEQLREQAIEIDKLANELGVHVRRWSLAQALSTSDHPLEIMMGEQGYLRQFEKFSKPILKSLVASNYQLNPEKVAHSKVRMTELITELNQRLIDNQGRYLVGDRLGLADISVCSMLAPLLVMKGTPWELENDDVDQFGGELKEYYDYLLDLPLGQYVQRIYSTERNARVDWRGI from the coding sequence ATGCGGGTTTTATACCAATTTCCTTTATCTCATTATTGTGAAAAAGCTCGCTGGTTGTTAGATCATAAAGAATTGGACTATGTTGCTCATAATTTAATTCCAGGTTTTCATCGTGCGTTTACTTATTTAAAATCAGGGCAAAATTATTTGCCGATGTTGAAGGATGATAAGCAGTGGATTGCAGATTCAACGCAAATCGCTCTGTACCTTGATAGTACTTATCCTGAGCATGCTTTGCTACGGCGTGATGAACAATTACGTGAACAAGCCATTGAGATAGACAAGCTTGCAAATGAATTGGGTGTTCATGTGCGTCGTTGGTCATTGGCACAAGCGCTTTCCACTAGTGATCATCCGCTTGAAATTATGATGGGTGAACAAGGTTATTTGCGTCAATTTGAGAAATTTTCAAAGCCAATTCTTAAAAGTCTGGTGGCTTCAAACTACCAGTTAAATCCAGAAAAAGTCGCCCATTCCAAAGTGCGTATGACAGAGTTGATTACTGAATTAAATCAACGTTTGATCGACAATCAAGGTCGTTATCTCGTTGGTGATCGTTTAGGGTTGGCTGATATTTCAGTTTGTTCAATGCTCGCGCCATTATTGGTGATGAAGGGAACTCCTTGGGAGTTGGAAAATGATGATGTTGATCAATTTGGTGGAGAGTTAAAAGAATATTATGACTATTTGTTAGATCTTCCACTTGGACAATATGTTCAACGCATTTATTCAACTGAGCGTAATGCACGTGTGGATTGGCGTGGTATTTAA
- a CDS encoding aminoacyl-histidine dipeptidase, giving the protein MIQVDFSKLSPQVVWRHFETLCTIPRPSKHEQQLRQHLKDWAEQCNLETYVDDIGNLIIRKAATAGKEQVAGVILQGHLDMVTQANRGTQHDFFKDPIRPVLKDGWLIAENTTLGADNGIGVALALAVLESDDIAHGPIEVLLTIDEEAGMSGARLLKSGVLTGQWLFNIDTEEWGELYLGCAGSIDIEVQQPIQYQTAPSDLIYVDLLVSGLKGGHSGVDIHLGRGNANVILANFLNDYLTQSNGRLVEFVGGTARNAIPREAVATIAIKAEQLSELENAVAVVQKEWQQKLQGIDDQLQITFQQNANQINEVIVLHQQQAWLQALATCPYGIAQWSRALADVVETSNNIGVVKLTKDEAKTLIMVRSMVNQEALTFAQNIQQHFANFEIQSELTPLVSGWTPNPDSAALKCLQQAYQSAFEIEPNLKVIHAGLECGIIAEHYPDLQMVSFGPDIQGAHAPGERVKVDTVEKCWKLLVTALESVK; this is encoded by the coding sequence ATGATACAGGTCGATTTTTCTAAATTATCTCCCCAAGTGGTTTGGCGACATTTTGAGACTTTGTGCACAATTCCTCGACCATCAAAACATGAACAACAATTACGACAGCATCTCAAAGATTGGGCGGAACAGTGCAACCTAGAAACCTATGTCGATGATATTGGTAATCTGATTATTCGAAAAGCTGCCACAGCTGGTAAAGAACAAGTTGCAGGTGTAATTTTGCAGGGACACTTAGATATGGTGACTCAGGCAAATCGTGGTACGCAACATGACTTTTTTAAAGATCCGATTCGACCTGTATTAAAAGATGGTTGGCTGATTGCTGAAAATACTACGTTGGGTGCTGATAATGGTATCGGAGTTGCACTGGCGTTGGCGGTATTAGAATCAGATGATATTGCGCATGGGCCGATTGAAGTACTTTTGACGATTGATGAAGAAGCGGGAATGAGCGGTGCCCGTTTGCTTAAATCGGGTGTTTTAACGGGGCAATGGTTATTTAATATTGATACCGAAGAATGGGGTGAACTCTATCTTGGTTGTGCTGGGAGTATTGATATTGAAGTACAACAGCCTATCCAATATCAAACAGCACCTAGTGATTTAATTTATGTAGATTTGTTGGTGTCAGGCTTAAAAGGTGGTCACTCTGGTGTTGATATTCATCTTGGTCGTGGTAATGCCAATGTGATTTTAGCCAATTTCTTAAATGATTATTTGACACAATCAAATGGCAGACTGGTTGAATTTGTCGGTGGAACAGCGCGCAATGCCATCCCACGTGAAGCGGTAGCAACCATTGCAATTAAAGCAGAGCAATTATCAGAATTAGAAAATGCCGTTGCAGTTGTACAAAAAGAATGGCAACAAAAACTACAAGGTATTGATGATCAACTGCAAATTACCTTTCAACAAAATGCCAATCAGATCAATGAAGTGATTGTGCTGCATCAACAACAAGCTTGGTTGCAGGCATTGGCAACGTGCCCATATGGCATTGCGCAGTGGAGTCGTGCTTTAGCTGATGTGGTTGAGACCTCAAATAATATTGGTGTGGTCAAATTGACTAAAGATGAGGCGAAGACTTTAATTATGGTTCGTTCTATGGTGAACCAAGAAGCACTAACATTTGCCCAGAATATCCAACAGCACTTTGCCAATTTTGAAATTCAGTCTGAGTTAACGCCATTGGTGTCGGGTTGGACACCAAATCCAGATTCAGCGGCATTGAAGTGTTTACAACAGGCTTATCAGAGCGCATTTGAAATTGAACCGAACTTGAAAGTGATTCATGCGGGCTTGGAATGCGGCATTATTGCGGAACATTATCCTGATTTGCAGATGGTGTCTTTTGGCCCGGATATTCAAGGGGCGCATGCGCCTGGTGAGCGGGTTAAAGTCGATACTGTAGAGAAATGCTGGAAGTTGTTGGTGACGGCTCTGGAATCTGTAAAATAA
- the rtcA gene encoding RNA 3'-terminal phosphate cyclase, translated as MNKALANMPAAIQIDGSQGEGGGQILRTALALSMITGQAFELINIRAGRKKPGLMRQHLVCVQASQHISQAYVEGAELHSQRLYFAPQHVQSGEYQFQIGSAGSTTLVLQTLLPALLLQNEASELTISGGTHNPLAPTADFIEQCFLPALEKLGIQVEFKLNKAGFFPIGAGEIQIKIQPWQHRNKLSLLDRGTLQSTEAFAAVLNLSEEAQIAQRELATLNKRLKLDTQQQFHLNGISQGNTAYVKVEYQHHVQLFTALGEMRKSAEQIANHLAKQVKRYIASQAVVDEYLADQLLLPLALGQGGEFTAQSISEHTRTQAAMIEKFIDCETEFIELDKNLFQVIVKV; from the coding sequence GTGAATAAAGCTTTGGCAAATATGCCAGCAGCCATCCAAATTGATGGTTCACAAGGTGAAGGTGGTGGGCAGATTTTAAGAACTGCCCTAGCTCTTTCGATGATTACAGGTCAAGCATTTGAATTAATCAACATTCGTGCTGGGCGTAAAAAACCAGGCTTAATGCGTCAGCATTTAGTCTGTGTACAGGCATCTCAACACATCAGCCAAGCGTATGTGGAAGGTGCTGAACTCCATAGCCAGCGATTGTACTTCGCACCACAGCATGTACAGAGTGGAGAATACCAATTCCAGATTGGTTCAGCAGGAAGTACAACACTGGTTTTACAGACGCTATTACCTGCTTTGTTATTGCAAAATGAAGCAAGTGAATTGACTATTTCTGGTGGCACTCACAACCCGCTTGCGCCAACGGCAGATTTTATCGAGCAATGCTTTTTGCCTGCATTAGAAAAACTTGGAATACAGGTCGAGTTTAAGTTAAACAAAGCAGGCTTCTTCCCGATTGGTGCTGGTGAAATTCAAATCAAGATTCAGCCTTGGCAACATCGAAACAAGTTAAGCCTATTAGATCGTGGTACTTTGCAAAGCACTGAGGCTTTTGCAGCAGTACTCAACCTTTCCGAAGAAGCGCAAATCGCACAACGAGAATTAGCCACTTTAAATAAAAGACTGAAATTAGATACTCAGCAGCAATTCCATTTAAATGGAATCAGCCAAGGCAATACAGCGTATGTTAAAGTTGAATATCAACATCACGTTCAGCTATTTACTGCTTTAGGTGAAATGCGCAAAAGTGCAGAACAAATTGCCAATCATTTGGCGAAACAGGTGAAACGATATATTGCTTCTCAAGCTGTAGTAGATGAGTATTTAGCGGATCAGTTGCTATTACCTTTGGCATTGGGGCAAGGTGGTGAATTTACCGCACAATCTATTAGCGAACATACTCGCACTCAAGCCGCGATGATTGAAAAATTTATTGATTGTGAAACTGAATTTATTGAACTAGACAAAAATCTGTTTCAGGTCATTGTCAAAGTTTAA
- a CDS encoding DIP1984 family protein produces the protein MKLAEALLLRSDQQKKLASLKQRINANVLVQDGDEPSEDPNELIKQAFALTQESNQLICRIHLTNAQAKLEDGKILLSLLSSRDSYTEQHKILINAIANTHREPDRYSAREIKWQKVIPVSSLQKQADDISAKLRDLNIKIQAANWQIDLIE, from the coding sequence ATGAAACTCGCAGAAGCACTTTTACTGCGAAGCGATCAACAAAAAAAGCTCGCTTCATTAAAACAACGGATCAACGCCAATGTATTGGTACAAGATGGCGATGAACCGAGTGAAGACCCAAATGAACTGATCAAACAGGCGTTTGCTTTAACCCAAGAAAGCAATCAACTGATTTGTCGTATTCATTTGACCAATGCGCAAGCAAAACTTGAGGATGGCAAAATATTGCTATCCCTTCTAAGTTCAAGGGATAGTTATACAGAACAGCATAAGATTCTGATTAATGCGATTGCTAATACCCATCGTGAACCCGACCGTTATAGTGCTCGTGAAATCAAGTGGCAGAAGGTTATCCCTGTTTCTAGCTTGCAAAAACAAGCCGATGATATCAGCGCAAAGCTACGCGACTTAAACATCAAAATTCAGGCTGCAAACTGGCAGATTGATTTAATCGAATAA
- a CDS encoding DUF7684 family protein produces MKKDCLDIQSCRIRANEEAHLVLPEQPYYIILIVDTKQILPEWRNWICEQIVYSKRCIQAMVTGHECSIWDDVLDETYVAFYNNEPPINTCFITTWHENETLDEVIEFAKIGMQLESISKLVILQIE; encoded by the coding sequence ATGAAAAAGGATTGTTTAGATATTCAGAGCTGTAGAATCAGGGCAAATGAAGAAGCTCATCTCGTTCTACCTGAGCAACCCTATTACATTATTCTCATTGTGGATACTAAGCAAATTCTGCCTGAATGGCGTAATTGGATTTGTGAGCAGATTGTCTATTCAAAACGATGCATTCAGGCAATGGTGACAGGACATGAATGCTCTATTTGGGATGATGTTTTAGACGAGACTTATGTAGCTTTTTATAACAATGAACCGCCAATTAATACCTGTTTTATAACCACTTGGCATGAGAATGAAACTTTAGATGAAGTTATTGAGTTTGCAAAAATCGGTATGCAATTGGAAAGTATTTCAAAATTAGTCATTTTACAGATTGAATAA
- a CDS encoding RtcB family protein yields MSVVEQINQQAQFEQEQQQRAYQVLQNENSMPVKMWTNGVLVDDNSKQQLLQTAQMPFIYKWMAVMPDVHFGLGATIGSVIPTKGAIIPAAVGVDIGCGMMATRTSLTASDLPDNLHALRTELERLIPHGMTKGRGRDRGSWENPPEMVDQAWADLVADFELICAKHPRLKNTNNRKQLGTLGTGNHFVEVCLDEHDHVWIMLHSGSRGVGNAIGNHFIELARKDMQKHFINLPNKDLAYLVEGTDHFDDYWFAVGWAQRFAMKNREIMMQSAIKALATIIPKPFQARLEAVNCHHNYVEKEEHYGEEVMVTRKGAVSAKLGQYGIIPGSMGAKSFIVRGLGNQESFCSCSHGAGRVMSRAEAKRRFTVEDQIAQTEGVECRKDAAVIDEIPSAYKPIEDVMKAQSDLVEVVYTLRQVVCVKG; encoded by the coding sequence ATGTCTGTCGTTGAACAAATCAACCAACAAGCTCAATTTGAACAAGAACAGCAACAACGTGCTTATCAAGTACTTCAAAATGAAAACAGCATGCCTGTAAAAATGTGGACCAATGGCGTCCTTGTTGATGACAACTCAAAACAACAATTGCTACAAACAGCTCAAATGCCTTTTATTTATAAATGGATGGCTGTGATGCCAGACGTTCACTTTGGTTTAGGTGCAACGATTGGAAGTGTCATTCCAACCAAAGGTGCGATTATCCCTGCTGCTGTCGGTGTTGATATTGGGTGTGGAATGATGGCAACTCGTACCAGCCTAACTGCTTCAGATCTACCTGATAACTTACATGCTTTACGTACTGAACTTGAACGTTTGATCCCACATGGGATGACCAAAGGCCGAGGACGAGATCGTGGTTCTTGGGAAAATCCACCTGAAATGGTGGATCAAGCTTGGGCAGATTTAGTTGCCGACTTTGAGTTGATTTGTGCCAAGCATCCTCGCCTAAAAAACACCAACAACCGAAAACAGTTAGGAACTTTAGGTACAGGAAATCACTTCGTCGAAGTCTGTTTGGATGAACATGATCATGTTTGGATTATGTTGCACTCAGGTTCTCGTGGTGTGGGTAATGCCATCGGTAATCATTTTATTGAGCTTGCTCGCAAAGATATGCAAAAGCACTTTATTAACTTACCCAACAAAGATTTAGCATATTTAGTCGAAGGAACAGATCATTTTGATGATTACTGGTTTGCTGTAGGTTGGGCACAACGCTTCGCGATGAAAAACCGTGAAATCATGATGCAATCTGCGATTAAAGCCTTAGCAACCATTATCCCGAAACCGTTCCAAGCACGTTTGGAAGCCGTAAACTGCCACCATAACTATGTGGAAAAGGAAGAACATTACGGCGAAGAAGTGATGGTGACCCGTAAAGGCGCTGTAAGTGCCAAACTTGGACAATATGGAATTATCCCAGGTTCAATGGGTGCAAAGTCTTTTATCGTTCGTGGGCTTGGAAATCAGGAATCGTTCTGTTCATGTTCACATGGTGCAGGACGTGTAATGAGCCGTGCTGAAGCAAAACGTCGCTTTACTGTAGAGGATCAGATTGCGCAAACTGAAGGTGTAGAGTGCCGAAAAGATGCGGCTGTGATTGATGAAATTCCATCGGCTTATAAACCGATTGAAGATGTGATGAAAGCACAAAGCGATTTGGTTGAAGTGGTTTATACATTAAGACAAGTTGTTTGTGTTAAGGGGTGA
- a CDS encoding ribonuclease Z: MLHFTFLGTSSGVPTLTRNVSGLAIRNSKNKDWILVDAGEGTQHRIQQAKLALQSLVAICITHVHGDHCYGLVGLLASAGMNARTAPLTIIAPKQIQQWIEVTAQLTDLHLPYPLNFIDVNEAAQIQQITDELSIQAHPLSHRVPSFAFSIIAQNTQKKLDTQALIQLGIPKGKAWGDLQQGQNIQFNGETLKATDFIQLQTKRVHTIVGGDNNRPELLAQACQDAQLLIHESTYTQAILDKVGSGPMHSSAKMVAEFAQHQNLSNLILTHFSPRHQDNTGQQAIAEEVKTFYTGNFYLAHDFDQFSLDETGQLTKIEKY; this comes from the coding sequence ATGCTTCATTTTACTTTTTTAGGTACCTCTTCTGGTGTACCCACACTCACACGCAATGTCTCTGGCCTAGCCATCCGTAACAGCAAGAATAAAGACTGGATTTTGGTCGATGCTGGTGAAGGTACCCAGCATCGTATTCAACAGGCGAAACTTGCATTACAAAGCCTAGTTGCCATCTGTATTACCCATGTTCACGGCGATCATTGTTATGGTTTGGTTGGCTTATTGGCCAGTGCAGGTATGAATGCCCGTACTGCACCTTTAACTATTATCGCCCCCAAACAAATTCAACAATGGATTGAAGTTACGGCACAGCTCACGGATTTACATTTGCCCTACCCACTTAACTTTATTGATGTGAATGAAGCGGCTCAAATACAACAAATAACGGATGAACTTTCAATTCAAGCCCATCCATTGAGTCATCGTGTACCCAGTTTTGCATTTAGTATTATTGCTCAAAACACACAAAAGAAATTAGATACACAGGCTTTAATTCAACTCGGCATACCCAAAGGTAAAGCTTGGGGTGACTTACAACAAGGTCAGAACATTCAATTTAATGGGGAAACATTAAAAGCAACTGATTTTATTCAGTTACAAACTAAACGTGTTCATACCATTGTGGGTGGAGATAATAATCGTCCCGAGTTATTGGCACAAGCTTGCCAAGATGCCCAACTCTTAATTCATGAAAGTACCTACACTCAAGCGATTTTAGATAAAGTAGGTTCAGGTCCTATGCATAGTTCAGCAAAGATGGTTGCAGAATTTGCTCAACATCAAAATCTAAGCAATCTGATCCTGACACACTTTAGTCCACGTCATCAGGATAACACTGGGCAGCAAGCGATTGCTGAGGAGGTAAAAACATTCTATACAGGCAATTTTTATTTGGCCCATGATTTCGATCAATTTAGCTTAGATGAAACAGGTCAGCTTACAAAAATTGAAAAATATTAA
- the rtcR gene encoding RNA repair transcriptional activator RtcR: MLNAKKTVVIGFVGSTLDQGKRPDRWQRWRPTLSLLMHEDLIVDELVLLHDRQHHNLVKFIAEDVQDVSPSTIVSGQRVSIRDPWDFAEVYGALYDFVKSYPFDTEKNNYLLHITTGTHVAQICWYLLVDANYLPAKLIQSAPNQQKTPEGEYRIIDLDLSRYDVLKQRFEDEQLQNWQQLKANISTYNHEFNQLITEVELVATRSSAPILIMGATGVGKSHLAKQIYQLKKNKFHLSGRFVDVNCATLRGDSAMSSLFGHIKGAFTGAAASRTGLLKSADQGILFLDEIGELGLDEQAMLLKALEDKSFFPVGSDKEVQADFQLIAGTNRDLRAEVQAGRFREDLWARLNTWTFFLPNLKDRIEDIAPNIEFELQRFSANHQRQFRFQRDALDVYLKFAKSKEASWQGNFRDLTASVTRLATLSNGELICSETVEKEIQRLKQLWSIQTTQSVSKETDILLKYLDQTQLGEIDEFDQIQLRGVLQVCENAKSMADAGRQLFAASRQQRNTTNDSDRVKKYLARFGLSWHDFQ; the protein is encoded by the coding sequence ATGCTGAATGCAAAGAAAACTGTCGTGATTGGCTTTGTTGGTTCTACTCTAGATCAAGGAAAACGCCCTGATCGTTGGCAACGTTGGCGTCCGACTTTGAGTCTTTTGATGCATGAAGATTTGATTGTGGATGAACTGGTGCTATTGCATGATCGACAGCATCATAATTTAGTTAAATTTATTGCTGAAGATGTGCAGGATGTATCGCCATCGACTATCGTGTCTGGACAGCGAGTGAGCATCCGTGATCCTTGGGATTTTGCTGAGGTCTATGGTGCGCTATATGACTTTGTGAAAAGTTATCCCTTTGATACTGAAAAAAACAACTATCTTTTGCATATCACTACAGGCACACACGTTGCTCAAATCTGTTGGTATCTTCTGGTCGATGCCAATTACCTACCTGCTAAGCTGATTCAAAGTGCACCTAATCAGCAGAAAACACCAGAAGGTGAATATCGTATCATTGATCTGGACTTATCTCGCTACGATGTTCTCAAGCAGCGCTTTGAAGATGAGCAGCTACAAAACTGGCAACAGCTGAAAGCCAATATTTCAACCTATAACCACGAATTCAATCAACTGATCACTGAAGTTGAATTGGTTGCAACACGTTCTAGCGCACCAATCCTAATTATGGGCGCAACAGGTGTGGGTAAATCGCATTTAGCGAAACAAATCTATCAATTAAAGAAAAATAAGTTTCATTTAAGTGGGCGTTTTGTTGATGTGAACTGTGCGACGCTTCGTGGTGATAGTGCTATGTCGAGTTTGTTTGGGCATATCAAGGGGGCTTTTACAGGGGCAGCAGCTTCGCGAACAGGTTTATTAAAAAGTGCTGATCAGGGTATTTTATTTCTGGATGAAATTGGTGAGCTTGGGCTAGATGAGCAAGCGATGTTGCTTAAGGCACTCGAAGATAAATCCTTTTTTCCTGTTGGGAGTGACAAAGAGGTTCAGGCCGATTTTCAGCTAATTGCGGGGACAAATAGAGATCTAAGAGCCGAAGTGCAAGCGGGCCGTTTTCGTGAGGATTTGTGGGCACGATTGAATACATGGACTTTCTTTTTACCGAATCTTAAAGATCGAATTGAAGACATTGCTCCCAATATTGAGTTCGAGTTGCAACGCTTTTCGGCAAATCACCAACGACAATTCCGTTTTCAGCGTGATGCACTTGATGTGTATTTGAAATTTGCCAAGTCGAAAGAAGCATCATGGCAGGGGAATTTTCGTGATTTGACTGCCAGTGTGACGCGGTTAGCGACATTATCCAATGGTGAGCTGATCTGTTCAGAAACGGTGGAAAAAGAGATTCAGCGTTTAAAGCAGTTGTGGTCGATCCAAACTACACAATCTGTATCTAAAGAAACAGATATTTTACTTAAATATTTAGATCAAACGCAGCTGGGAGAGATTGATGAGTTTGATCAGATTCAGCTGCGTGGTGTACTTCAAGTGTGTGAAAATGCCAAATCGATGGCGGATGCTGGACGCCAACTGTTTGCAGCTTCACGCCAGCAACGCAATACCACCAATGACAGTGACCGGGTCAAAAAGTATTTGGCCCGGTTTGGCTTGAGTTGGCATGATTTTCAATAA
- a CDS encoding DUF2157 domain-containing protein: MKLNKKQGLFLKQIIENWQQQGTITPDVANKLNDSFSIQPFDWERLAKYSFWISMICAVIAIAAVTADQFLMELIEKIFINSKIIPCLIFAVVATAFYGFAYRRRRTKPQHQFSNEAIIFAGVLSTAASVAYFGQAIDTGSGHFSLLFLLSTLIYAALAFWFPSKLIWVFALLSLGSWFGTETGYMSGWGAYYLGMNFPLRFVFFGGALIGLSLLFKRYAHFIDFAHSTYVMGLLYLFIALWILSIFGNYGDLGSWYSVKQYELLHWGVLFAFIAIIAIVYGLKHDDATSRGFGITFLFINLYTKYFEFFWNGMHKAIFFILLAISFWWIGRHAEKLWNLEFLPSQSKIKKDHPAE, encoded by the coding sequence ATGAAATTAAATAAAAAACAAGGACTTTTTTTAAAGCAAATCATCGAAAATTGGCAACAACAAGGCACGATTACACCCGATGTCGCCAATAAATTAAATGATAGTTTTTCGATTCAACCTTTTGACTGGGAGCGACTCGCAAAATATTCATTCTGGATTTCAATGATTTGTGCAGTGATTGCCATCGCTGCAGTTACTGCCGATCAGTTCTTGATGGAGCTAATTGAAAAAATCTTTATCAATTCCAAGATCATTCCATGTCTGATTTTTGCTGTGGTGGCGACTGCCTTTTATGGCTTTGCCTATCGTCGGCGTAGAACCAAACCCCAGCATCAATTTAGCAATGAAGCGATTATTTTTGCAGGTGTGCTGTCTACTGCAGCGTCTGTCGCCTATTTCGGGCAAGCAATTGATACAGGTAGTGGTCATTTTTCTTTGTTATTTCTGCTCTCCACTCTTATTTATGCTGCACTTGCCTTCTGGTTCCCCTCTAAACTGATCTGGGTATTTGCTCTACTTTCACTCGGCTCATGGTTTGGTACAGAAACTGGCTATATGTCCGGTTGGGGAGCCTATTATCTAGGCATGAACTTCCCGTTACGCTTTGTCTTTTTTGGCGGTGCCTTAATTGGCTTAAGCCTGCTGTTTAAACGCTATGCGCATTTTATAGACTTCGCCCATTCAACTTATGTCATGGGACTACTTTATCTATTTATTGCCTTATGGATTCTCTCTATCTTTGGCAATTATGGTGACTTAGGGAGTTGGTATAGCGTCAAGCAATATGAGCTGTTACATTGGGGTGTACTATTCGCGTTTATTGCCATCATCGCAATTGTCTATGGTTTAAAACATGATGATGCCACCTCACGTGGTTTTGGGATCACTTTCTTATTTATTAACCTCTACACTAAGTATTTTGAGTTCTTCTGGAATGGCATGCACAAAGCCATTTTCTTTATTTTATTGGCTATCTCTTTCTGGTGGATTGGCCGTCATGCTGAAAAACTCTGGAATTTGGAATTTCTACCCAGCCAATCCAAAATCAAGAAAGACCATCCAGCTGAGTGA
- a CDS encoding alpha/beta hydrolase: MSEQLFIQGPVGQIEMFVDQPQGEVTGFAVVCHPHPLQGGTPNHKVPVLLAQIFNEMGCVVYRPSFRGLAGSEGTHDQGHGETDDIMAVIEYARAKHAGLTFYAGGFSFGSHVLAKCQAQLSEESRPKQLVLCGLPTGSVVDLRHYQTPAIDGDILFVHGEQDDITLLSDMIAWAKPQKHPITILPGANHFFTGYLKQLRQVITHFLKL; this comes from the coding sequence ATGTCTGAGCAATTATTCATCCAAGGTCCTGTTGGTCAAATTGAAATGTTTGTCGATCAACCTCAAGGTGAAGTCACAGGTTTTGCTGTTGTCTGCCACCCACATCCTTTACAAGGCGGAACACCAAATCATAAAGTCCCTGTTTTATTGGCTCAGATTTTTAATGAAATGGGGTGTGTGGTATATCGTCCTAGCTTCCGTGGCTTAGCGGGTAGCGAAGGTACACATGATCAAGGTCATGGTGAAACTGATGACATTATGGCTGTGATTGAATATGCGCGTGCAAAGCATGCAGGTTTAACCTTCTATGCAGGCGGTTTCAGTTTCGGCTCTCATGTGCTTGCAAAGTGCCAAGCCCAACTCAGCGAAGAATCTCGCCCAAAACAATTAGTTTTGTGTGGATTACCAACAGGTTCTGTTGTTGACTTACGTCATTACCAAACCCCTGCAATTGATGGTGATATTTTATTTGTTCACGGCGAGCAAGATGATATTACCCTCCTTTCAGACATGATCGCTTGGGCAAAACCGCAAAAACATCCCATCACGATTCTGCCGGGTGCCAATCATTTCTTTACAGGCTATCTAAAGCAGTTGCGTCAAGTCATTACCCACTTTTTAAAACTGTAG
- the yaaA gene encoding peroxide stress protein YaaA, which produces MLTLISPAKTLDYTTALPTDTYTQPRLLEQSQQLIDVCRKLSASEIASLMTVSEKIANLNVERFRDWNADFDFSNARQALFAFKGDVYTGLDAYHLKDQDIDFAQQHLRMLSGLYGLLRPLDLMMPYRLEMSTKLKNTRGHNLYEFWGSIITDQINQDLADINSKVLVNLASDEYYKSVNEKKIQAEIIKPVFLDQKNGKYKVISFYAKKARGLMARYLIENKLSQVEQLKAFDSEGYYFDAESSSDKELVFKRDEQHAA; this is translated from the coding sequence ATGCTTACTTTAATTTCTCCAGCGAAAACACTTGATTATACAACCGCTTTACCTACAGATACATATACACAGCCACGTTTATTAGAACAATCACAGCAGCTGATTGATGTATGTCGCAAGCTTTCTGCGAGTGAAATCGCATCTTTGATGACGGTTAGTGAGAAAATCGCCAATTTAAATGTAGAACGTTTCCGTGACTGGAATGCAGATTTTGATTTTTCCAATGCACGTCAAGCCTTGTTTGCATTTAAAGGTGATGTGTATACCGGTTTAGATGCTTATCACTTGAAAGATCAGGATATTGATTTTGCCCAGCAGCATTTACGTATGTTGTCTGGTCTTTATGGTTTATTACGTCCGTTGGATTTGATGATGCCGTATCGCTTGGAAATGAGTACTAAACTAAAAAATACACGTGGACATAATCTTTATGAATTCTGGGGCAGCATTATCACTGACCAAATTAACCAAGATTTAGCTGACATTAATTCAAAAGTATTGGTAAATTTAGCATCTGATGAATATTATAAGTCAGTGAATGAAAAGAAAATTCAGGCAGAAATTATTAAGCCTGTATTCTTGGATCAGAAAAACGGAAAATATAAAGTCATTAGTTTCTACGCGAAAAAAGCGCGTGGTCTGATGGCAAGATACTTGATTGAAAATAAATTAAGCCAAGTAGAACAATTAAAAGCATTTGATAGTGAAGGGTATTACTTCGATGCTGAAAGTTCATCGGATAAAGAACTAGTCTTTAAGCGAGATGAACAGCACGCAGCTTAG